Below is a genomic region from Blastocatellia bacterium.
CGCTTCGGAGGGATGAAAGTAGATCACCCCGCCTTCCGGGAAGATGACCCGGCGATGCGGATGGCGTGGGGAGAGGAACTTCCCGCTGTGGTAACTCACGGCCACGCTCACAGCCGTGAGGCCGAGATCAGCAATCGTCGCCAGAGCGGTTTCGATCCCCTCTTCTTTCAAATCCCACGGATAAGCATAGATCAGGCGCTGTGGGATCACCATGCCGTCCACCCCCCATCCACGATGATGTTTTGCCCGGTGATATACTCCGAGGCGCGCGAGGCGAGGAAGACTACGACGCCCTTCAAATCGGTCGCTCCCCCCATACGTCCGAGGGGAGTGCGAGCAATGTAGTTGGGAACGAAGACCTGCTCATAATCGGGCAGCGTGCGCAGCCGCTCGTCGTAGAATCCTCCGGGCGTGATGCAGTTGACGCGAATCCCATAGGGGGCCAGATACGTCGCCAGCCACCGCGTCAACTGGATGACGCCAGCTTTCGCGGCCCCGTAGTTGCACGGATTGTTGATGCCCGTTCGCCCATAGATTCGATGATCGGGAGACACGACCCCGTAGATGCTCGCGATATTGATGATCGTCCCTCGCTCCGCTTCTTTCATCACCGCACTCACCGCTTGTGCGCAGAGGAAGGTGCTCGTCAAACCACCCCGCACAGCGGACTCGAACTCCTCGAGTGTCATCTCCTCGAACGATCGGTGGAGACCGCTATAGGCATTATTCACCAAGACGTCAATGCGACCGAAGCGGGCCATGACAGCGTCCCTCATAGCGCGCACGGATTCTGGAACGGTCACATCTACGGAGACGGCCATAGCCTCGGCAAACCGTTCAGAGAGTTCGTTCGCCTTTTGTCGGCAACGTTCCAGGTCTCGCGAAGCGACGACGACATGGGCTCCGGCTTCGGCCAACGCATCGCACATTTGCGAACCGAGCCGCCCGGCACCTCCCGTCACGATGGCCACGTGTCCTTTCAGATCGAATAATTCCCAAATCGTCGGCATCACCGTCCTCCTCCCCATGTCGAAAGCGTTCATGCCTGACGAAGAATCGGGCGAATCGGAGGCCCTTTCAGACGAGCCGCCACGTCTCCTTGACGCACAGCATCGGCGATCACCGCGAAGATTTCGGCGTACTGCTCGAGAGTCCATTCAATATCGGCCTCCGAATGTGCGAGGCTGAGCATGTGATAGCCGAATGCGAGAATACCGCGCACGAGTGCCTCTTGTTGAAACAGGGAACGAAGGGCCAGTTGCTCTTCTTCATCTCGGACGTGGAATCGCAAGGCCGT
It encodes:
- a CDS encoding SDR family oxidoreductase; protein product: MPTIWELFDLKGHVAIVTGGAGRLGSQMCDALAEAGAHVVVASRDLERCRQKANELSERFAEAMAVSVDVTVPESVRAMRDAVMARFGRIDVLVNNAYSGLHRSFEEMTLEEFESAVRGGLTSTFLCAQAVSAVMKEAERGTIINIASIYGVVSPDHRIYGRTGINNPCNYGAAKAGVIQLTRWLATYLAPYGIRVNCITPGGFYDERLRTLPDYEQVFVPNYIARTPLGRMGGATDLKGVVVFLASRASEYITGQNIIVDGGWTAW